The Saccharomonospora cyanea NA-134 genome includes a region encoding these proteins:
- a CDS encoding site-2 protease family protein produces the protein MLLFRVGGVPVLLAPSWWIGSLLVVVLYTPLVSRLLLGADLVLSAVLAGAFAVLLGLSVLAHELGHCVVALRLGVPVRRVRLFLLGGLSEVVRSPRRPGQEALIAVAGPVVSLVLALVCGLLLLAVPADGAVWLLVAQCAVANAAVGVFNLLPGLPLDGGRLLRSGVWALHGARAVGTRVAVVGGALVAVGLLGWALWGMAQGSDDRWLRLGVGLVTAWFVAVGATAEVSSDNRRLWPEGLSVTDLMRPVLQLPAESPVSAALAASAGRGVVLVRADGVAAGLLDSEAAERLASSAPQSPAELAAEPIRAETVLLASDSPDEIAEHVNEVATWQFLVVDGDGRPTGVLRRDDVHSALTAHEEYGAGPTFRTG, from the coding sequence ATGCTGCTCTTTCGTGTCGGGGGCGTGCCGGTGCTGCTCGCGCCGTCGTGGTGGATCGGGTCGCTGCTCGTCGTCGTTCTCTACACGCCGCTGGTGTCGAGGTTGCTGCTCGGTGCCGATCTGGTGCTGTCCGCCGTGCTGGCAGGGGCGTTCGCCGTGCTCCTCGGGCTGTCGGTGCTCGCGCACGAGCTCGGGCACTGTGTGGTGGCGCTGCGCCTGGGGGTGCCGGTGCGGAGAGTTCGCCTCTTCCTGCTCGGCGGTCTTTCGGAGGTCGTGCGCTCGCCGCGTCGCCCCGGTCAGGAGGCCTTGATCGCGGTAGCGGGGCCGGTGGTGTCGCTGGTGCTGGCTCTCGTGTGCGGCCTGTTGCTGCTCGCCGTACCCGCCGACGGTGCCGTGTGGTTGCTCGTGGCGCAGTGCGCGGTGGCCAACGCCGCGGTGGGCGTGTTCAACCTGCTTCCCGGCCTGCCGCTCGACGGCGGCCGGTTGCTGCGGTCGGGCGTGTGGGCACTCCACGGCGCCCGCGCGGTCGGCACGCGGGTGGCGGTCGTGGGCGGGGCGCTGGTGGCGGTGGGACTGCTGGGCTGGGCTCTGTGGGGCATGGCGCAGGGCAGTGACGACCGTTGGCTGCGGCTCGGTGTGGGCCTGGTGACCGCGTGGTTCGTGGCGGTGGGCGCCACCGCGGAGGTCTCGTCGGACAACCGGCGGCTGTGGCCCGAGGGGCTGTCCGTGACCGACCTCATGCGCCCCGTCCTGCAACTGCCCGCCGAAAGCCCGGTGTCGGCCGCCCTCGCCGCCTCAGCGGGGCGCGGTGTCGTGCTCGTCCGCGCCGACGGCGTCGCCGCCGGGCTGCTCGACTCGGAGGCCGCCGAGCGACTGGCGTCGTCCGCCCCGCAGTCACCGGCGGAACTGGCGGCGGAACCGATCCGTGCGGAGACGGTGCTGCTCGCCTCCGACTCGCCCGACGAGATCGCCGAGCATGTCAACGAGGTTGCCACCTGGCAGTTCCTCGTCGTGGACGGTGACGGCAGACCGACTGGTGTGCTGCGCAGGGACGATGTGCACAGTGCGCTCACGGCCCACGAGGAGTACGGCGCGGGCCCCACCTTCCGGACCGGGTGA
- the dop gene encoding depupylase/deamidase Dop: MRRIMGTEVEYGIAVPGDATANPVLTSTQVVLAYAAAADIPRARRARWDYEVESPLRDARGFDLAGPTQQGQDSDMEDLGAANVILTNGARLYVDHAHPEYSAPEVTNARDAVIWDKAGERVMEEAARRAATVPGQQALQLYKNNVDGKGASYGTHENYLMARSTPFTSVIAGLTPFFVSRQVFTGSGRVGIGPQGEQPGFQLSQRADYIEVEVGLETTLKRGIINTRDEPHADADKYRRLHVIIGDANLAEYATFLKLGTTALVIDMIEHGMRFDELKLDEPVRAVHEISHDPTLKTTVELANGRRYTGLDLQFAYHELAAQHLEQVGADEQSKEVLRIWGEILDALARDPQECADRLDWPAKLRLLEAYRERDSLGWAAPRLHMVDLQYSDVRLDKGLYNRLVTRGSMKRLVGEEEVRAAMTTPPADTRAYFRGRTLEKYAASIAAASWDSVIFDVGRESLVRIPTLEPLRGTKSHVGQLLDEAETAEQLVDALTSGG; the protein is encoded by the coding sequence ATGCGCCGGATCATGGGAACCGAGGTGGAGTACGGGATCGCGGTGCCGGGTGACGCGACCGCGAACCCGGTACTGACGTCCACCCAGGTGGTGTTGGCCTACGCGGCGGCCGCGGACATTCCGAGGGCTCGTCGTGCCCGCTGGGACTACGAGGTCGAGTCGCCGTTGCGTGACGCGCGGGGCTTCGACCTGGCCGGGCCCACCCAGCAGGGGCAGGACTCGGACATGGAGGATCTCGGGGCCGCGAACGTGATCCTCACCAACGGCGCCCGGCTCTACGTCGACCACGCCCACCCCGAGTACTCCGCGCCCGAGGTGACCAACGCCAGGGACGCCGTCATCTGGGACAAGGCGGGGGAGCGCGTGATGGAGGAGGCGGCGAGGCGGGCGGCGACGGTGCCGGGCCAGCAGGCGTTGCAGCTGTACAAGAACAACGTCGACGGCAAGGGCGCCAGCTACGGCACGCACGAGAACTACCTGATGGCGCGGTCGACTCCGTTCACGTCGGTCATCGCGGGGCTGACGCCGTTCTTCGTGTCGCGGCAGGTTTTCACCGGTTCCGGCCGCGTCGGTATCGGCCCGCAGGGCGAGCAGCCGGGATTCCAGCTCTCGCAGCGGGCCGACTACATCGAGGTCGAGGTGGGCCTCGAGACCACACTGAAGCGCGGCATCATCAACACGCGCGACGAACCGCACGCCGACGCCGACAAGTACCGCAGGCTGCACGTCATCATCGGCGACGCGAACCTGGCGGAGTACGCCACGTTCCTCAAACTGGGCACCACCGCGCTGGTGATCGACATGATCGAGCACGGGATGCGGTTCGACGAGTTGAAGCTCGACGAGCCGGTGCGCGCGGTGCACGAGATCAGTCACGACCCCACCCTGAAGACCACCGTCGAGCTGGCCAACGGGCGCAGGTACACCGGTCTCGACCTCCAGTTCGCCTACCACGAGCTGGCGGCACAGCATCTCGAACAGGTGGGGGCCGACGAGCAGTCCAAGGAGGTGCTGCGGATCTGGGGCGAGATTCTCGACGCTCTGGCCCGTGACCCTCAGGAGTGCGCTGACCGGCTCGACTGGCCCGCCAAGCTCCGCCTGCTGGAGGCCTATCGGGAGCGCGACTCGCTCGGGTGGGCGGCGCCGCGCCTGCACATGGTCGACCTGCAGTACTCGGACGTGCGGCTGGACAAGGGCCTCTACAACCGTCTCGTCACGCGAGGATCGATGAAGCGGCTCGTCGGCGAGGAGGAGGTGCGGGCGGCGATGACCACGCCGCCCGCCGACACCCGCGCCTACTTCCGCGGCCGGACGCTGGAGAAGTACGCGGCTTCCATCGCGGCGGCGTCGTGGGATTCGGTGATCTTCGACGTCGGCAGGGAGTCGCTCG
- a CDS encoding thioesterase family protein → MAETFYLSQGGGRYLPTEHTAGPWTPDAQHFGPPSALLVRELESVPHDGERRLARVTVEILGPAPLSELTVSAEVTRPGRSVELLSASLSAGGRVVARASAWRLAATDTAEAATPTSTDPLPAVAGCPEAEWPEGWHGGYLDALEWRRARGAVVTPGPAAVWARQRVALVDDEQPSPLQRVFTVADSGSGVSNVLDPRQWLFINTELTVHIHREPVGEWICLDAATTVGPRGSAVALSTLHDVEGPVASGAQALLVRHR, encoded by the coding sequence ATGGCGGAGACGTTCTACCTTTCCCAGGGCGGCGGGCGGTACCTGCCCACCGAGCACACCGCGGGGCCGTGGACGCCCGACGCGCAACACTTCGGCCCGCCCTCGGCGCTGCTGGTCCGCGAGCTGGAGTCCGTTCCACACGACGGTGAGCGCAGACTCGCCAGAGTGACCGTGGAGATCCTGGGGCCCGCGCCGCTGTCCGAACTCACCGTCTCCGCCGAGGTCACCCGGCCCGGACGGTCGGTGGAGCTGCTGTCGGCGTCCCTGTCGGCGGGTGGGCGGGTAGTGGCTCGCGCGTCGGCGTGGCGCCTGGCAGCCACCGACACCGCCGAGGCCGCCACCCCGACGAGCACGGATCCACTGCCGGCCGTGGCCGGCTGCCCCGAGGCCGAGTGGCCCGAGGGCTGGCACGGCGGTTACCTCGACGCCCTGGAGTGGCGCAGAGCACGGGGAGCCGTCGTCACTCCGGGACCCGCCGCGGTGTGGGCGCGCCAGCGCGTGGCCCTGGTGGACGACGAGCAGCCCAGCCCGCTGCAACGGGTGTTCACCGTCGCCGACTCCGGAAGTGGCGTGTCCAACGTGCTCGATCCTCGGCAGTGGCTGTTCATCAACACCGAACTCACCGTGCACATCCACCGCGAACCCGTGGGCGAGTGGATCTGCCTCGACGCCGCCACCACCGTCGGTCCGCGTGGCTCCGCCGTCGCCCTCAGCACCCTGCACGACGTCGAGGGTCCGGTCGCGTCAGGAGCGCAGGCACTGCTGGTACGCCATCGCTGA
- a CDS encoding RecB family exonuclease — protein sequence MANGSTTTGTAHAATTTGAAAPDAGVRRPALSPSRASDFKQCPLLYRFRAVDRLPETPTKAQVRGTLVHSVLERLFALPRAERTAGTARELLRPTWSQLSEESPEWRELFTDPESADELSEWFGSAEKLLDSYFAMEDPRTLDPEACELHVETELSSGVLLRGYIDRLDVAPTGEIRVVDYKTGAAPREIGEAKAMFQMKFYAVVLWRLRGVVPRQLKLLYLSDGQALAYTPDEAELARFERTLEAIWQAILRAGRTGDFRPSPSRLCGWCSHKDLCPSYGGTPPEYPGWPEPDAGEESALDRAD from the coding sequence ATGGCGAACGGGAGTACGACCACCGGCACCGCACACGCCGCCACGACGACCGGCGCCGCGGCACCCGACGCGGGGGTACGCCGCCCGGCGCTGTCCCCGTCGAGGGCGAGCGACTTCAAGCAGTGTCCGCTGCTCTACCGCTTCCGCGCCGTGGACCGGCTTCCCGAGACGCCGACCAAGGCACAGGTGCGGGGCACGCTCGTCCACTCGGTGCTGGAACGCCTGTTCGCGTTGCCGCGTGCCGAACGCACCGCCGGCACCGCCAGAGAACTTCTCCGTCCCACCTGGTCCCAGCTCTCGGAGGAGAGTCCGGAATGGAGGGAGCTGTTCACGGACCCCGAGTCGGCGGACGAACTCTCCGAGTGGTTCGGCTCGGCCGAGAAGCTGCTCGACTCCTACTTCGCGATGGAGGACCCCCGCACCCTCGATCCCGAGGCCTGCGAGCTGCACGTCGAGACCGAACTGAGCTCCGGCGTGCTGCTGCGGGGCTACATCGACCGGCTCGACGTCGCCCCCACCGGCGAGATCCGGGTCGTGGACTACAAGACCGGAGCCGCGCCGAGGGAGATCGGCGAGGCGAAGGCCATGTTCCAGATGAAGTTCTACGCCGTGGTGCTGTGGCGGCTTCGTGGCGTCGTGCCGCGTCAGCTCAAGCTCCTGTACCTCAGCGACGGCCAGGCCTTGGCCTACACGCCCGACGAAGCCGAGCTCGCCCGCTTCGAACGCACGCTGGAAGCCATCTGGCAGGCGATTCTGCGTGCGGGCAGGACGGGGGACTTCCGGCCGAGCCCGAGCAGGCTGTGCGGGTGGTGCTCGCACAAGGACCTGTGCCCGTCCTACGGCGGCACCCCGCCGGAATACCCGGGCTGGCCCGAACCGGACGCCGGCGAGGAGTCGGCACTGGACCGCGCGGACTGA
- a CDS encoding tRNA (adenine-N1)-methyltransferase: protein MSAGPFRAGDRVQLTDPKGRHYTIVLAEGQEYHTHRGAVSHDELIGAPEGSVVTSTQGTSYLALRPLLPDYVLSMPRGAQVIYPKDAAQIVMWGDMFPGARVLEAGAGSGALTCSLLRAVGPEGSVTSYEVRADHAEHAVRNVEKFFGERPSNWTLHVEDLASHTGEVDRVVLDMLTPWEVLPTVSAALVPGGVLVGYVATVTQLSTFVEALREQRCWTEPEAWETLVRPWHVVGLAVRPEHRMIGHTAFLVTARRLAEGVTPPRPQRRPSRG, encoded by the coding sequence GTGTCAGCAGGGCCGTTTCGCGCGGGTGACCGGGTGCAGTTGACCGATCCGAAGGGACGGCACTACACGATCGTCCTGGCCGAGGGACAGGAGTACCACACACACCGAGGGGCGGTGTCGCACGACGAGCTGATCGGTGCGCCCGAAGGGTCTGTGGTCACCTCGACGCAGGGAACCTCGTACCTCGCGCTGAGGCCGTTGCTTCCCGACTACGTGCTCTCGATGCCGCGAGGAGCACAGGTGATCTACCCCAAGGACGCCGCGCAGATCGTGATGTGGGGGGACATGTTCCCCGGCGCGCGTGTGCTGGAGGCCGGTGCGGGATCCGGGGCGTTGACCTGTTCGTTGCTGCGCGCGGTCGGGCCGGAGGGCAGCGTCACGTCGTACGAGGTGCGGGCCGACCACGCCGAGCACGCCGTACGCAACGTGGAGAAGTTCTTCGGCGAGCGGCCGTCGAACTGGACGCTGCACGTGGAGGACCTGGCCTCGCACACCGGCGAGGTGGACCGCGTCGTGCTGGACATGCTGACCCCGTGGGAGGTCCTGCCGACCGTGTCGGCGGCGCTCGTTCCCGGCGGTGTGCTGGTGGGTTACGTGGCCACGGTGACGCAGTTGTCGACGTTCGTCGAGGCGCTGCGGGAGCAGAGGTGCTGGACCGAGCCGGAGGCGTGGGAGACGCTGGTCCGGCCGTGGCACGTGGTCGGCCTCGCCGTGCGTCCCGAACACCGCATGATCGGCCACACGGCTTTCCTCGTCACCGCCAGGCGGCTCGCCGAGGGTGTCACCCCGCCCCGGCCCCAGCGCAGGCCGAGCCGGGGCTGA
- a CDS encoding Rv0361 family membrane protein, translated as MTAPPPPQYPGGQPGYPDPSGGYPAQQGYPQQQGLPGQQGYPQPQGFPGQQAYPGHQGAFPYQGQPGQQPFGAWNAGPQFGQPGGAPMGGPAPKKTGLVIGIVVAAVLVIGGGVTAFLLLNGASGSDEEQVTELADRAVTAFNVRDVDALNDISCGTIEGDPSNVPAGVKMERRGQPTINGDTATIPVTLSDSSHSEDRKIRARKQGGEWCLEVS; from the coding sequence GTGACTGCTCCTCCACCGCCCCAGTATCCGGGCGGCCAGCCGGGCTACCCCGATCCGTCGGGTGGCTACCCGGCCCAGCAGGGCTACCCACAGCAGCAAGGTCTTCCGGGGCAACAGGGCTACCCCCAGCCGCAGGGATTCCCCGGGCAACAGGCCTATCCCGGCCACCAGGGAGCGTTCCCGTACCAGGGCCAGCCCGGCCAGCAGCCTTTCGGCGCCTGGAACGCAGGCCCGCAGTTCGGCCAGCCCGGCGGCGCACCGATGGGAGGCCCCGCGCCCAAGAAGACCGGCCTCGTCATCGGCATCGTCGTCGCGGCCGTGCTCGTGATCGGCGGTGGTGTCACGGCGTTCCTCCTGCTGAACGGCGCCAGCGGGAGCGACGAGGAGCAGGTGACCGAGCTCGCGGACAGGGCGGTGACCGCCTTCAACGTGCGGGACGTCGACGCGCTCAACGACATCTCCTGCGGCACCATCGAGGGTGACCCCAGCAACGTTCCGGCCGGCGTGAAGATGGAGCGGCGCGGTCAGCCGACGATCAACGGCGACACGGCGACGATCCCGGTGACGTTGAGCGATTCGAGCCATAGCGAGGACAGGAAAATCAGGGCCCGCAAGCAGGGCGGCGAGTGGTGCCTTGAGGTCTCGTGA
- a CDS encoding ParA family protein — MQITSVVNQKGGVGKTALSVGTAAALAERGRRVLLIDLDPQGHATTEMLGLPEPPPEAPSLAKALTKAWRGPIEELVVPHPRCNVGRGGAFDVIPTSPGMFDLIRRLDQFRVPGWQLARVIQFANYDHVVIDCPPALDVLTNNALVASHGVLIPVQPDRTSIRALRLMREQISYLEAAVGRPPLVYHGLVPGLYRRPVSAYAAAALRELESLGIPVLAHVPLGVVVNEAASKGVPVTTFAPETAQAAAFREIALVLDTDNAAAATPPNPPEQEFVFEEFIAEVSSARSANDSGARRRLYDLLPKRHRPT, encoded by the coding sequence GTGCAGATCACTTCGGTGGTCAACCAGAAGGGTGGGGTCGGCAAGACGGCGCTCAGCGTCGGGACCGCCGCCGCCCTGGCCGAACGCGGTCGGAGGGTGCTGCTCATCGACCTCGATCCCCAAGGACACGCCACCACCGAGATGCTGGGGCTGCCGGAACCACCGCCCGAGGCACCGAGTCTCGCCAAGGCACTCACCAAGGCGTGGCGCGGGCCGATCGAGGAACTGGTGGTCCCCCATCCCCGGTGCAACGTCGGCCGGGGCGGGGCCTTCGACGTGATCCCCACCTCACCGGGCATGTTCGACCTGATCCGGCGACTGGACCAGTTCCGCGTACCGGGGTGGCAGCTCGCGAGAGTGATCCAGTTCGCCAACTACGACCACGTCGTCATCGACTGCCCGCCCGCGTTGGACGTCCTCACCAACAACGCGCTCGTCGCGAGCCACGGCGTGCTCATCCCCGTGCAGCCCGACCGCACGAGCATCCGCGCGCTGCGGCTGATGCGGGAGCAGATCAGCTACCTCGAAGCCGCCGTGGGACGCCCGCCCCTCGTCTACCACGGTCTCGTCCCCGGCCTCTACCGCAGGCCGGTGTCCGCGTACGCGGCGGCGGCGTTGCGCGAGCTGGAAAGCCTCGGCATTCCGGTACTGGCGCACGTTCCGCTCGGCGTCGTCGTGAACGAGGCCGCGTCCAAGGGCGTGCCGGTGACCACGTTCGCGCCGGAGACCGCGCAGGCGGCGGCGTTCCGGGAGATCGCGCTGGTGCTCGACACCGACAACGCGGCCGCGGCCACCCCGCCGAACCCGCCCGAGCAGGAGTTCGTGTTCGAGGAGTTCATCGCCGAGGTGTCGAGCGCGCGGTCGGCCAACGACAGCGGTGCTCGCCGCAGACTCTACGACCTGCTGCCGAAACGGCACCGCCCCACCTGA
- a CDS encoding aldo/keto reductase, translating to MEPVDTVARTAVGLAAIGRPAYINLGRTAALPADRDVAALRERTFTVLDAAYAAGVRRVDAARSYGRAEEFLAAWLADRRPVDVVVSSKWGYAYVGDWRLDAEVHEVKEHSLARFRVQWEQTRSLLGDAVSLYQVHSLTQDSPLFDDRALLEALAALAESGVRVGFSTSGPKQADTVRRALELRVHGSPVFTAVQSTWNLLEPSVGQALREAHEAGALVQVKETLANGRLAVDPPAALVEVARRHGVGSDAVALAAVYAQPWADVVLVGPASTDQLRSNVAGAALTLDADALAELGELARAPERYWAERSALAWR from the coding sequence ATGGAGCCTGTGGACACCGTGGCGCGCACGGCCGTGGGGCTCGCGGCGATCGGGAGGCCGGCCTACATCAACCTCGGCCGTACCGCGGCCCTGCCGGCCGATCGTGACGTGGCCGCCCTGCGCGAGCGCACCTTCACCGTGCTGGACGCGGCGTACGCCGCCGGTGTCCGGCGGGTGGACGCCGCGCGGTCGTACGGGCGTGCGGAGGAGTTCCTCGCGGCGTGGCTGGCCGACCGGCGCCCCGTCGACGTCGTCGTGTCGAGCAAGTGGGGCTACGCCTACGTCGGTGACTGGCGGCTCGACGCCGAGGTGCACGAGGTGAAGGAGCACTCCCTGGCCCGTTTCCGGGTCCAGTGGGAGCAGACGCGGTCGCTGCTGGGCGACGCCGTGTCGCTGTATCAGGTGCACTCCCTGACCCAGGACAGCCCGTTGTTCGACGACCGCGCGTTGCTGGAGGCCTTGGCCGCTCTGGCGGAGTCGGGGGTGCGGGTGGGGTTCTCCACCTCGGGACCGAAGCAGGCCGACACGGTACGCCGGGCTCTGGAACTGCGCGTGCACGGCAGTCCGGTGTTCACCGCCGTGCAGTCGACGTGGAATCTGCTGGAACCGTCGGTGGGCCAGGCGTTGCGCGAGGCGCACGAGGCCGGTGCTTTGGTGCAGGTGAAGGAGACACTGGCCAACGGCAGGCTCGCGGTGGACCCACCCGCCGCGCTGGTCGAGGTGGCCCGGCGGCACGGCGTGGGGAGCGATGCGGTGGCCCTGGCCGCGGTGTACGCCCAGCCGTGGGCCGACGTGGTCCTGGTGGGGCCCGCGAGCACGGACCAGTTGCGGTCGAACGTCGCGGGCGCGGCACTCACGCTGGACGCGGATGCCCTCGCTGAGCTCGGCGAACTGGCGCGGGCCCCCGAGCGGTACTGGGCGGAGCGGTCGGCGCTGGCGTGGCGGTGA
- the arc gene encoding proteasome ATPase, whose amino-acid sequence MQHDLPGGRHDEADSSEMGGAGGTDIPSSEQARQIRFLEEEVALLRRKLTDSPRQNRVLEQRLDEANERVSQLTERNNKLVETLREARSQLLALREEVDRLAQPPSGYGVFVAAYDDNTADVYTSGRKMRVAVSPAVEVESLRRGQSVRLNEALTVVEGGGFESTGEVCTLREMLAPDTEEGSARALVVGHADEERVVWLADPLAEQTLKPGDSILVDSKAGYAYERVPKAEVEDLVLEEVPDVRYEDIGGLFRQIEQIRDAVELPFLHADLYTQYQLRPPKGVLLYGPPGCGKTLIAKAVANSLAKQVAEARGAADAKSYFLNIKGPELLNKFVGETERHIRMIFQRAREKASDGTPVIVFFDEMESIFRTRGSGVSSDVETTIVPQLLSEIDGVEGLENVIVIGASNREDMIDPAILRPGRLDVKIKIERPDAEGAKDIFSKYLTPDLPIHADDLREFGGDRQATIDAMIQHTVERMYEETDENRFLEVTYANGDKEVLYFRDFNSGAMIQNIVDRAKKSAIKSVLETKQPGLRVQHLLDAIVDEFAENEDLPNTTNPDDWARISGKKGERIVYIRTLVTGKNQESGRVIDTATNTGQYL is encoded by the coding sequence ATGCAACACGACCTTCCCGGAGGTCGGCACGACGAGGCCGACTCTTCAGAGATGGGCGGAGCCGGAGGCACGGACATCCCGTCGAGTGAGCAGGCGCGTCAGATTCGCTTTCTCGAGGAGGAGGTGGCGCTGCTCCGTCGAAAGCTCACCGACTCGCCCCGCCAGAACCGGGTGCTGGAGCAGCGGCTGGACGAGGCGAACGAGCGGGTGAGCCAGCTCACCGAGCGCAACAACAAGCTGGTCGAGACTCTGCGCGAGGCGCGGAGCCAGCTGTTGGCGCTGCGGGAGGAGGTCGATCGACTCGCGCAACCTCCGAGTGGCTACGGCGTGTTCGTCGCCGCGTACGACGACAACACCGCCGACGTGTACACCTCGGGCCGGAAGATGCGGGTCGCCGTGTCCCCCGCCGTCGAGGTGGAGTCCCTGCGGCGCGGACAGAGTGTCCGGCTCAACGAGGCGCTGACCGTCGTGGAGGGCGGTGGCTTCGAGAGCACGGGCGAGGTGTGCACGCTGCGGGAGATGCTCGCTCCGGACACCGAGGAGGGCAGCGCCCGTGCGTTGGTCGTCGGTCACGCCGACGAGGAGCGTGTCGTCTGGCTCGCCGATCCGCTGGCCGAGCAGACGTTGAAGCCGGGTGACTCGATCCTGGTCGACTCCAAGGCGGGCTACGCGTACGAGCGAGTGCCCAAGGCGGAGGTCGAGGACCTGGTGTTGGAGGAGGTGCCCGACGTCCGGTACGAGGACATCGGTGGCCTGTTCCGGCAGATCGAGCAGATCAGGGACGCGGTCGAGCTGCCGTTCCTCCACGCCGACCTCTACACGCAGTACCAGTTGCGGCCACCCAAGGGTGTGCTGCTCTACGGGCCGCCGGGATGCGGCAAGACGCTGATCGCCAAGGCGGTGGCGAACTCGCTGGCCAAGCAGGTCGCCGAGGCCAGGGGAGCGGCGGACGCGAAGTCCTACTTCCTCAACATCAAGGGTCCGGAGCTGCTCAACAAGTTCGTCGGCGAGACCGAGCGGCACATCAGGATGATCTTCCAGCGGGCCAGGGAGAAGGCGTCCGACGGTACGCCTGTCATCGTGTTCTTCGACGAGATGGAGTCGATCTTCCGGACGCGGGGCAGCGGGGTGTCGTCCGACGTGGAGACCACGATCGTGCCGCAGTTGCTGTCGGAGATCGACGGTGTCGAGGGGCTGGAGAACGTCATCGTCATCGGCGCCTCCAACCGCGAGGACATGATCGACCCGGCGATTCTGCGGCCGGGACGCCTCGACGTGAAGATCAAGATCGAGCGGCCCGACGCCGAGGGCGCGAAGGACATCTTCTCCAAGTACCTGACGCCCGACCTGCCGATCCACGCCGACGACCTGCGGGAGTTCGGTGGCGACCGGCAGGCCACGATCGACGCGATGATCCAGCACACGGTCGAGCGCATGTACGAGGAGACGGACGAGAACCGGTTCCTCGAGGTCACTTATGCCAACGGGGACAAGGAGGTGCTGTACTTCCGCGACTTCAACTCCGGGGCGATGATCCAGAACATCGTGGACCGGGCGAAGAAGTCGGCGATCAAGTCGGTGCTGGAGACCAAGCAGCCCGGTTTGCGGGTGCAGCATCTGCTCGACGCCATCGTGGACGAGTTCGCCGAGAACGAGGACCTGCCCAACACCACCAACCCGGACGACTGGGCACGGATCTCGGGTAAGAAGGGCGAGCGCATCGTCTACATCCGCACGCTCGTCACGGGCAAGAACCAGGAGTCGGGCCGCGTCATCGACACGGCGACCAACACCGGCCAGTACCTCTGA